In Neorhizobium sp. NCHU2750, a single genomic region encodes these proteins:
- a CDS encoding sugar ABC transporter permease → MTSNTRSKRSTYSPNLFIALMLMPAMALLLAFTVVPFAVSVVLSLTDMMLSNPPTKFIGLGNYIELLTASDFREALLRSAVFVTLAVCLEMVLGLTVALLLFRTSSLWSGPLRTILILPLAITPIAAIFTFRMMLNPSLGVVNYLMQSVGLPPQDWLGSPNLAMLTMVVVDAWHWTPFIILILSGGLAALPTEPIEAAQIDGATEWQTLRFVTLPMLFPFMVVAVLLRAIDALKAFDAFYVLTGGGPGRSTTTLNVFAFKEALEFTVLGRGAAIAILMMVIIIVMSQLLLRRTKLLTITGDGQ, encoded by the coding sequence TTGACCTCGAACACCCGCAGCAAGCGATCAACTTATTCGCCAAATCTGTTCATCGCATTGATGCTGATGCCGGCCATGGCGCTGCTTTTGGCTTTCACAGTCGTTCCCTTCGCCGTCAGTGTCGTTTTGAGTTTGACCGACATGATGCTGTCCAACCCGCCGACAAAATTCATCGGGCTCGGAAACTATATAGAACTACTGACGGCCAGTGACTTTCGCGAGGCGCTGTTGCGCTCAGCCGTTTTCGTCACACTCGCGGTCTGTCTGGAAATGGTGCTGGGACTGACTGTAGCGCTTTTGCTGTTCCGCACGAGTTCTTTGTGGTCGGGGCCGCTGCGGACGATCCTGATCCTACCCTTGGCCATCACGCCGATCGCGGCGATCTTCACCTTTCGAATGATGCTCAACCCCAGTCTGGGTGTGGTCAATTATCTGATGCAATCGGTCGGTCTTCCGCCGCAGGACTGGCTCGGTTCACCAAACCTTGCCATGTTGACCATGGTGGTGGTCGACGCTTGGCACTGGACGCCGTTCATCATTCTTATCCTGTCTGGCGGCCTTGCAGCCTTGCCTACCGAACCGATCGAGGCGGCCCAGATCGACGGTGCGACGGAATGGCAGACGCTTCGCTTCGTGACCCTTCCTATGCTCTTTCCGTTCATGGTCGTCGCCGTTCTGTTGCGGGCGATCGACGCACTGAAGGCATTTGACGCCTTTTACGTATTGACGGGTGGGGGGCCGGGACGTTCGACCACCACACTTAATGTCTTTGCCTTTAAAGAGGCACTGGAGTTCACCGTGCTTGGTCGAGGCGCGGCCATCGCGATTTTGATGATGGTCATCATCATCGTCATGTCCCAACTCTTACTGCGTCGAACCAAGCTATTGACGATTACGGGAGACGGACAATGA
- a CDS encoding ABC transporter ATP-binding protein, translated as MAILETRDLNKWFGGLHVTGGVNFALEPGEIHCLIGPNGAGKSTFFRLILGEHLPTSGQILYEGADITRSKSFERIRRGISVKFQVPGIFKALSVRQNLQIALQHHRLPSELNEEIDRLLEFLKLTEARHQLAGNLSHGQKQWLEIGMAVGLRPRLLLLDEPTAGMTPDETAATGEMVQALNRDGVTVLAVEHDMGFVRQIAHKVTVLHFGKIFAQGTIDDIVADERVAAIYLGDATHA; from the coding sequence ATGGCCATCCTTGAAACACGTGACCTGAACAAATGGTTCGGCGGCCTGCATGTAACGGGCGGTGTCAATTTCGCACTCGAGCCGGGCGAAATACACTGCCTGATCGGTCCCAACGGCGCCGGCAAGAGCACCTTCTTCCGCCTCATCCTCGGCGAACACCTGCCGACCAGCGGCCAGATCCTCTATGAAGGCGCCGACATCACCAGATCCAAGTCGTTCGAACGCATCCGTCGCGGCATCAGCGTCAAGTTCCAGGTTCCGGGCATTTTCAAGGCTCTGAGTGTCCGCCAGAACCTGCAGATAGCCCTTCAGCATCATCGTCTCCCCTCCGAACTCAACGAGGAAATCGATCGGCTGCTGGAATTCCTGAAGCTGACGGAGGCGCGTCATCAACTGGCGGGCAATCTCAGCCATGGCCAGAAACAATGGCTGGAGATCGGAATGGCGGTCGGCCTGAGGCCGCGTCTGCTTCTGCTCGACGAGCCAACGGCCGGCATGACGCCTGACGAGACGGCAGCGACCGGCGAAATGGTCCAGGCGCTCAACCGGGACGGCGTCACCGTGCTTGCCGTCGAACACGACATGGGCTTCGTCCGCCAGATCGCCCACAAGGTCACGGTCCTCCACTTCGGCAAGATCTTCGCGCAAGGCACGATCGACGACATCGTTGCCGATGAGCGTGTCGCGGCTATCTATCTCGGAGACGCCACCCATGCGTAA
- a CDS encoding extracellular solute-binding protein, which yields MFAEKPSFSMNRRRFSQIMLGGAAILASPSISSRRAFAGADLSAYSSASVDWQQAKGTTITLAGATHPWSDAILPLIPMFTELTGIKVTTDFQSESEFLTSLPVKLGAGSSVPDVFMYLSYGQGIGAGWLEPLNSYYSNKDLIDPSWYGEDDLLGAARGFPLWKDGERYAFPITSESQIMFFNDEAMSGAKASVPKTFEELLATAKALKSASMAGIAMRAKAATSATAASMGFLFSYGGRMVDDSGKVAFHSAEGIKALDIYGQLLREAGPLGVGTYDWYEVLNDFTQGAAAIASDSSNFATTIGNPAKSRVAGKVSYSSLVSDGSHPVTPYMSCWQACINAKSEKKKAAFLFMVWATSKPTALLASAKGLATTRASAWSSEAFGKAFGPQAAKAALNSLSTADVGRSKEILFHPQAPMIFDAFATATNEIVTGGVSAADALTSAATRANRAIR from the coding sequence ATGTTTGCAGAAAAGCCTTCTTTTAGCATGAACCGCCGCCGCTTCAGCCAGATCATGTTGGGCGGTGCGGCGATCCTCGCAAGCCCGAGCATTTCATCACGCCGGGCCTTTGCAGGGGCCGATTTGTCCGCGTATTCGAGCGCCTCTGTCGATTGGCAGCAAGCAAAGGGCACGACGATCACCCTTGCTGGTGCGACCCATCCCTGGTCGGACGCTATTCTTCCACTCATCCCAATGTTTACCGAGTTGACGGGTATCAAAGTCACCACCGACTTCCAGTCGGAATCGGAATTTCTGACCTCCCTTCCGGTCAAGCTCGGCGCCGGCAGCTCCGTTCCGGACGTTTTCATGTACCTCTCCTATGGTCAGGGGATTGGTGCTGGATGGCTCGAGCCGCTCAACAGCTATTACTCGAACAAGGATCTCATTGATCCTTCCTGGTATGGCGAGGACGACCTGCTTGGTGCCGCACGCGGATTTCCGCTTTGGAAGGATGGTGAACGCTATGCGTTCCCAATCACTTCGGAATCGCAGATCATGTTCTTCAACGATGAAGCGATGAGCGGCGCCAAGGCCAGCGTCCCGAAGACGTTTGAGGAACTGCTCGCCACGGCCAAAGCGCTCAAATCAGCCAGCATGGCCGGCATTGCGATGCGCGCCAAAGCGGCAACCAGCGCCACGGCGGCATCGATGGGCTTCCTGTTCTCCTATGGCGGTCGCATGGTCGACGATAGCGGCAAGGTGGCGTTTCATAGTGCCGAGGGCATCAAAGCTCTCGACATTTACGGCCAGCTTCTGCGCGAAGCCGGGCCGTTGGGTGTCGGCACCTATGACTGGTATGAAGTGCTCAACGACTTCACCCAGGGCGCGGCGGCGATCGCATCCGACAGTTCCAATTTTGCGACCACGATTGGCAATCCGGCGAAAAGCCGTGTCGCCGGAAAAGTCAGCTATTCGTCCCTGGTCTCCGACGGCAGCCACCCCGTGACGCCCTACATGTCCTGCTGGCAGGCGTGTATCAATGCCAAGTCGGAGAAGAAAAAGGCAGCTTTCCTGTTCATGGTCTGGGCAACGTCTAAGCCGACGGCACTATTGGCATCGGCAAAGGGCCTTGCGACCACACGTGCCTCGGCATGGTCAAGCGAGGCATTCGGTAAGGCATTCGGCCCGCAGGCAGCCAAGGCAGCACTTAATAGCCTTTCAACAGCGGATGTCGGACGCTCGAAGGAGATCCTCTTCCACCCGCAAGCACCAATGATCTTCGATGCCTTCGCCACGGCGACAAATGAAATAGTCACCGGAGGCGTCTCTGCGGCAGACGCGCTCACCTCTGCCGCAACCCGCGCCAACCGCGCCATCCGTTAG
- a CDS encoding ABC transporter ATP-binding protein, which translates to MRNEVLLNTVGLWSGYGGKPVLQGVDINVREGEIVAVIGRNGVGKSTLMKSLIGLLPRDKGSVVFRGLAIDNVPAYKRARLGIGYVPQGRDVFPRLSVIENLMVGEQISGKRATNDEIETIFSYFPILKERRNQQAGTMSGGQQQQLAIGRVLIGKPSLILLDEPSEGIQPNIVQDIARIMVELNTSTGVTIVFVEQNIDMIRAMAQRCYVIDKGRITNEITPETLEDRDAVRRYLAV; encoded by the coding sequence ATGCGTAATGAAGTCCTGCTCAACACTGTCGGCCTCTGGTCCGGCTATGGCGGCAAGCCGGTTCTCCAGGGTGTCGACATCAATGTCCGCGAGGGGGAGATCGTCGCGGTCATCGGTCGTAACGGGGTCGGCAAATCGACATTGATGAAGAGCCTGATCGGGCTTCTGCCGCGCGACAAGGGTTCCGTCGTCTTCCGCGGCTTAGCGATAGACAACGTACCGGCCTACAAGCGGGCACGCCTCGGCATCGGATACGTCCCGCAGGGCCGTGACGTCTTCCCGCGGCTGAGCGTCATCGAAAACTTGATGGTCGGCGAACAGATCAGCGGCAAGCGCGCAACCAACGACGAGATCGAGACGATCTTCAGCTACTTTCCCATCCTCAAGGAGCGCCGCAACCAGCAGGCCGGCACCATGTCCGGCGGCCAGCAGCAGCAGCTTGCGATCGGCCGCGTGCTGATCGGAAAACCGTCACTGATCCTCCTCGACGAACCGTCCGAAGGCATCCAGCCCAACATCGTGCAGGACATTGCCCGCATCATGGTCGAGCTCAACACGTCGACCGGCGTGACCATCGTGTTCGTCGAGCAGAATATCGACATGATCCGCGCCATGGCGCAGCGCTGCTACGTGATCGACAAGGGCCGGATCACCAACGAGATAACGCCGGAAACGCTGGAGGACCGTGACGCGGTCCGCCGTTACCTGGCTGTCTGA
- a CDS encoding carbohydrate ABC transporter permease encodes MTMTRPAGIGTWAGRIILLIFCGWTLFPLYWLINTSLKQPVDVVARPPIFAFVPTLENYASVVSDPAILGYFWTTLVVSVATTFLAIVIGTPAAYVLARFSFRGSTDIGFWILSTRFTPPVAMLIPFFVMFQSLGLLNTHVGLVISHVALNLSLVIWLMRGFFAEIPKELEDAAYIDGASYFRTFLTIILPLSRTGIAAVGVLVFLFTWNEFLFSLILGGQIPMISVGLYKFIGYQQIEWGRLSATATLMLIPVIVILLAFQRQLVQGLTLGAVK; translated from the coding sequence ATGACCATGACACGTCCGGCAGGGATCGGCACATGGGCAGGCCGAATCATCCTGCTTATATTCTGCGGGTGGACGCTCTTCCCCCTCTACTGGCTCATCAATACATCGCTAAAGCAACCGGTAGATGTTGTGGCGCGTCCACCGATCTTCGCTTTCGTCCCGACACTTGAGAATTACGCTTCGGTGGTCAGCGATCCGGCCATCCTCGGCTATTTCTGGACAACGCTTGTCGTCTCCGTGGCAACCACTTTCTTGGCCATCGTCATCGGCACGCCAGCAGCCTATGTGCTGGCAAGGTTCAGCTTTCGCGGCAGCACCGATATTGGATTTTGGATCCTGTCGACGCGCTTCACCCCGCCGGTCGCCATGCTTATTCCGTTTTTCGTGATGTTTCAGAGCCTTGGTCTGCTCAACACTCATGTAGGTCTGGTCATTTCTCACGTCGCATTGAACCTTTCACTGGTGATCTGGCTGATGCGGGGTTTCTTCGCGGAAATCCCCAAGGAGCTTGAGGATGCGGCCTATATCGATGGCGCCAGCTATTTCCGCACCTTCCTGACGATCATCTTGCCGCTCAGCCGTACCGGAATTGCAGCCGTCGGTGTTCTAGTCTTCCTCTTCACCTGGAACGAGTTTTTGTTCTCGCTGATCCTTGGAGGGCAGATCCCGATGATCTCGGTCGGCCTCTACAAGTTCATTGGCTACCAGCAGATTGAGTGGGGTCGCCTGTCAGCCACCGCGACGCTGATGCTCATTCCGGTCATCGTCATCTTATTGGCCTTCCAGCGCCAACTTGTTCAGGGGCTAACATTGGGTGCGGTCAAATAA
- a CDS encoding acetamidase/formamidase family protein, whose translation MSWFDETIMARKGIAKGKVGETYSITEESQGKYHYVYGAYVDPVLKVDPGSIVSAETHDAFEGAIKHETDSPSKILNFPFLNPQNGPIYVNGAEKGDCLAVYIKSIVPRGPQPRGTTVIMPEFGGLVPTADTALLTAPLPERVRKLHVDAETGVKWSDKITLPYEPFIGTIGTAPEIEAISSLVPDYYGGNMDLPDVCLDTVVYLPVNTEGAYLYLGDCHAAQGDGELCGVALEHPTVTTVQIDLIKGWTIKTPRLENDRFYMTIGSARPMEDAARGAYRELIRWMVADFGFEEIDAYMLLTQCGRIRLGNMVDPKYTVGASVLKSIVGIAA comes from the coding sequence ATGAGCTGGTTCGACGAAACGATCATGGCCCGCAAGGGCATTGCCAAGGGCAAGGTCGGGGAAACCTACAGCATCACCGAGGAGAGCCAGGGCAAGTATCACTATGTCTACGGCGCCTATGTCGATCCGGTATTGAAGGTCGATCCCGGCTCCATCGTCTCGGCCGAGACCCATGATGCCTTCGAGGGCGCGATCAAGCACGAGACCGACAGCCCGTCAAAGATCCTCAATTTCCCCTTCCTCAATCCGCAGAATGGGCCGATCTATGTCAACGGCGCCGAGAAGGGCGACTGCCTTGCTGTCTACATCAAGAGCATCGTACCCCGCGGACCGCAGCCACGGGGTACGACCGTCATCATGCCGGAATTCGGCGGCCTGGTTCCGACGGCCGATACCGCCCTTTTGACCGCTCCGCTGCCAGAGCGTGTGCGCAAGCTGCACGTGGATGCTGAAACCGGCGTCAAGTGGAGCGACAAGATCACCCTGCCCTACGAGCCTTTTATCGGCACGATCGGCACCGCGCCGGAAATCGAGGCCATTTCCTCGCTGGTTCCTGATTACTATGGCGGCAACATGGATCTGCCGGATGTCTGCCTCGACACGGTCGTCTATCTGCCGGTCAACACCGAGGGTGCTTATCTCTATCTCGGTGATTGCCATGCAGCGCAGGGCGACGGAGAGCTTTGCGGCGTGGCACTCGAACATCCGACCGTCACCACGGTGCAGATCGATCTCATCAAGGGCTGGACGATCAAGACGCCGCGGCTGGAAAACGATCGATTCTACATGACGATCGGCTCTGCCCGGCCGATGGAGGATGCCGCCCGGGGCGCCTATCGCGAGCTGATCCGCTGGATGGTCGCCGATTTCGGTTTTGAGGAGATCGACGCCTACATGTTACTCACCCAATGCGGCCGCATCCGGCTCGGCAACATGGTCGATCCGAAATACACGGTCGGTGCGTCCGTCCTGAAATCCATCGTCGGCATAGCCGCCTGA
- a CDS encoding AraC family transcriptional regulator, translating into MPLAVFAETLEKAARATERPDFGLYFAQTFDMRSFGALGQLMYRAPTIGESLRAYVAYYGRIQSKTNVELQVFGDLASVSYQVQDSSIKYYRQDAEFSTGILLRFVSAACGTQWRRGALRFAHGPGASHQRQPRCRYPTPFAVQPVFNAQSNCVEFPAEFLNVANPLADRDLAEILQAHMELQPVVEMGATGFAQRLRALLKDELVCGHGTSIEDVTRLLGCSMRSLQRNCAMQGLSFRDVRNEAVMTVAMDWLKNTEQSVTEIALRLGFSETSSFSRAFRNSTGFTPSQLRNEPPRLCRRPQLVRSRVYDKQDDEQIFS; encoded by the coding sequence ATGCCTCTCGCCGTTTTCGCAGAGACTTTGGAGAAAGCGGCGCGCGCCACAGAACGCCCTGACTTTGGTCTCTATTTTGCACAGACTTTCGATATGCGGAGCTTCGGGGCGCTTGGACAACTCATGTATCGTGCTCCGACGATCGGCGAAAGCTTGCGTGCCTATGTCGCCTATTATGGTCGCATCCAAAGCAAGACCAATGTCGAATTGCAGGTCTTTGGAGATCTGGCCTCCGTGTCTTATCAAGTTCAGGATTCGTCGATAAAGTACTATCGCCAGGATGCGGAGTTCTCCACGGGCATACTGCTACGCTTTGTGTCTGCCGCATGCGGAACGCAATGGCGGCGTGGTGCTCTCAGATTTGCTCACGGGCCAGGGGCAAGCCATCAACGGCAGCCCCGATGTCGATATCCAACGCCCTTTGCCGTACAACCCGTCTTCAATGCCCAATCAAATTGTGTCGAGTTTCCCGCCGAATTCCTAAACGTTGCTAATCCTTTGGCTGATCGTGATCTTGCCGAAATCCTACAGGCTCATATGGAGCTTCAGCCGGTTGTGGAGATGGGCGCCACAGGATTTGCACAACGTCTCCGTGCGCTTCTCAAAGATGAACTCGTCTGTGGCCACGGAACCTCCATTGAAGATGTAACTCGTCTTCTCGGCTGTTCGATGCGCAGTCTGCAGCGCAATTGCGCCATGCAGGGCCTATCTTTCCGCGACGTCCGAAACGAAGCGGTCATGACCGTCGCGATGGATTGGCTGAAAAACACCGAACAGTCTGTCACCGAGATCGCCTTGCGGCTCGGCTTTAGTGAAACCAGTTCGTTTTCGCGTGCCTTCCGCAATTCTACAGGATTTACCCCGTCGCAGCTGCGCAATGAACCGCCCCGGCTTTGCCGGAGACCCCAACTCGTGAGAAGTAGGGTCTATGACAAGCAAGACGACGAACAAATTTTCTCCTGA
- a CDS encoding nitrilase-related carbon-nitrogen hydrolase, producing MTPPFKAAAIQFEPHLGDKERNVVALLTLVEEAAKAGAKLITTPEMGTTGYCWYDRAEVSGFVETIPGATTDRFAALARDYDCFIVVGLPEVDAGTKLYYNSAALIGPDGLVGVHRKTHPYISEPKWAVSGDLGHRVFDTKIGRIAMLICMDIHFIETARLAALGGADVICHISNWLAERTPAPYWISRAYENGCYLIESNRWGLERGVQFSGGSCIIAPGAEILAVIDDGDGIVYGTIDPARARLRQASGEPLLSQRRPELYAELMTNTFSWNPRDFFTLYDHQPIPEGRVARIAVCETAPSDDIDENLQTLLKLGEEAKARGAELVVFPSLALTGLSAPVATAISANHFAFQTLDALSKRLEISIVAGFAEEADGQRHMSVVINSPDRPRTIYRQMHLTMAEQSWATPGDDFCILDLPFGRVGIICGHDAAFPEAARVLALRGCDLICCPSNIGGGFYSAHGGSAVRQPEPIPFGEDPLHWHHYRVRAGENNCYFVFANTRSETDSMEGMSGIFGPDAFAFPRKEAIVRDGSLAVAEIDLSNSDPTYPTNVARRKDLILMRQPHHYGPLVR from the coding sequence ATGACGCCCCCCTTCAAAGCCGCCGCGATCCAGTTCGAGCCCCATCTTGGCGACAAGGAACGCAATGTTGTGGCCCTGCTCACATTGGTGGAAGAGGCCGCAAAAGCGGGCGCAAAGCTGATCACCACGCCGGAAATGGGCACGACCGGCTATTGCTGGTATGACCGCGCCGAGGTCTCCGGCTTCGTGGAAACCATTCCCGGGGCAACGACCGACCGCTTTGCCGCCCTGGCGCGAGATTACGACTGCTTTATCGTTGTCGGTCTCCCGGAAGTCGATGCAGGCACCAAGCTCTATTATAATTCCGCAGCCTTGATCGGCCCGGATGGCCTTGTCGGCGTACACCGCAAGACGCATCCCTATATTTCCGAACCCAAATGGGCCGTGTCCGGCGATCTCGGTCATCGGGTCTTTGACACGAAGATCGGGCGTATCGCCATGCTCATCTGCATGGATATCCATTTCATCGAGACGGCCCGGCTCGCAGCGCTTGGCGGCGCCGATGTGATCTGCCACATTTCCAATTGGCTGGCCGAGCGGACACCCGCCCCCTATTGGATCAGCCGCGCCTATGAGAATGGCTGCTATCTGATCGAGAGTAATCGGTGGGGACTGGAACGCGGCGTCCAATTCTCCGGAGGCAGCTGCATCATCGCGCCCGGTGCCGAAATTCTGGCGGTGATCGACGATGGCGACGGGATTGTCTACGGGACGATCGATCCGGCAAGGGCCCGCCTCAGGCAGGCCTCCGGCGAGCCGCTGCTGAGCCAGCGCCGGCCCGAACTCTACGCAGAGCTGATGACCAACACATTCAGCTGGAATCCGCGGGATTTCTTCACGCTCTACGACCATCAACCGATTCCCGAAGGACGGGTCGCACGCATCGCCGTGTGCGAGACGGCACCATCGGACGACATTGACGAAAATCTGCAAACGCTGTTGAAGCTTGGCGAAGAGGCAAAGGCGCGGGGCGCAGAACTTGTGGTCTTTCCCTCGCTTGCTCTGACCGGGCTGAGTGCCCCAGTCGCGACCGCTATTTCCGCGAACCACTTTGCCTTTCAGACACTCGACGCGCTATCGAAGCGGCTGGAAATATCGATCGTGGCCGGCTTTGCCGAAGAGGCTGATGGGCAGCGACACATGAGCGTGGTCATCAACAGCCCGGACAGGCCGCGAACCATCTATCGCCAGATGCACCTGACCATGGCTGAGCAAAGCTGGGCAACGCCCGGCGACGACTTTTGCATACTCGATCTACCATTTGGCAGGGTGGGCATCATCTGCGGCCATGATGCTGCCTTTCCCGAGGCGGCCCGTGTTCTTGCGCTGAGAGGCTGCGACCTCATCTGCTGCCCGTCGAACATTGGCGGCGGCTTTTATTCCGCACATGGCGGGAGCGCGGTGCGCCAGCCCGAGCCGATACCATTCGGCGAGGATCCCCTGCACTGGCACCACTACCGGGTGAGAGCCGGTGAGAACAATTGCTATTTCGTCTTCGCGAATACGAGAAGCGAGACCGATAGTATGGAAGGTATGAGCGGCATCTTCGGTCCGGACGCCTTTGCCTTTCCTAGAAAGGAGGCGATTGTCCGCGACGGATCTCTCGCCGTCGCCGAAATCGATCTGTCGAATTCCGACCCCACCTACCCCACCAATGTCGCTCGTCGCAAGGATCTGATCTTGATGAGACAACCGCACCATTATGGTCCGCTTGTCCGTTAA
- a CDS encoding IS3 family transposase (programmed frameshift) — protein sequence MTSKTTNKFSPEVRARAVRMVADHEAEHPSRWAAVSSIAAKIGCSAHTLNEWVKKAEVDSGKRAGLPSDVAEKMKALERENRELRQANEILRKASAYFCPGGARPPTEAMISFIDAHRSVLGVEPICRLLPIAPSTYYEVVAKRTDVDRLSARERNDIAMKVEIRRVFNENFQVYGVRKVWRQLQREGYDIARCTVARLMRMMGLQGVIRGKPVKTTMSDKSAPCPLDRVNRQFFAPAPNMLWLSDFTYVATWQGFVYVAFVIDAFARRIVGWRASRTAHAGFVLDALDQALHDRRPVKRGGLVHHSDRGSQYVSIRYSERLAEAGIEPSVGSVGDSYDNALAETINGLYKAEVIHRRGPWRNFEAVEFATLEWVDWFNNRRLLEPIGNIPPAEAEERYYAMLDAPAMAA from the exons ATGACAAGCAAGACGACGAACAAATTTTCTCCTGAAGTCCGCGCCCGGGCCGTTCGAATGGTGGCCGATCATGAAGCCGAACATCCTTCCCGGTGGGCGGCTGTATCTTCCATAGCGGCCAAGATCGGCTGCTCGGCGCATACGCTCAATGAATGGGTGAAGAAGGCCGAGGTCGACAGCGGCAAGCGTGCAGGTTTGCCGAGTGACGTGGCGGAGAAGATGAAGGCTTTGGAGCGGGAGAACCGGGAGCTTCGTCAGGCGAATGAGATTTTACGCAAAGCCTCGGCGTATT TTTGCCCAGGCGGAGCTCGACCGCCCACTGAAGCGATGATTTCCTTCATCGATGCACACCGCTCGGTGCTCGGGGTCGAGCCGATTTGCAGGCTGCTGCCGATTGCCCCGTCCACCTACTATGAGGTCGTTGCCAAACGCACGGACGTGGACCGCCTGTCAGCCCGCGAACGGAATGATATTGCCATGAAAGTCGAGATACGCCGGGTGTTCAACGAGAACTTCCAGGTCTATGGCGTGCGCAAAGTCTGGCGGCAGTTGCAGCGAGAGGGTTACGATATTGCCCGCTGCACCGTCGCTCGGCTTATGAGAATGATGGGGCTTCAAGGCGTCATTCGCGGCAAGCCAGTCAAAACAACCATGTCGGACAAGTCTGCCCCGTGTCCGCTAGACCGGGTGAACCGACAGTTCTTCGCTCCCGCGCCGAACATGCTGTGGTTATCCGATTTCACCTATGTCGCGACCTGGCAGGGCTTCGTTTACGTGGCGTTCGTCATTGATGCCTTCGCCCGCCGTATCGTCGGTTGGCGGGCAAGCCGAACGGCCCATGCGGGCTTTGTGCTCGATGCCCTCGACCAGGCGCTTCATGATCGGCGGCCCGTCAAACGTGGCGGGCTGGTTCATCATTCCGACCGCGGCTCGCAATATGTGTCCATTCGTTATTCCGAACGGCTGGCGGAGGCAGGCATCGAGCCGTCGGTCGGAAGCGTTGGTGATAGTTACGACAATGCTCTCGCCGAAACGATCAACGGTCTTTACAAGGCCGAGGTCATCCATCGGCGAGGACCATGGCGCAACTTCGAAGCCGTGGAGTTCGCCACGCTCGAATGGGTCGATTGGTTCAACAACCGCCGCCTTCTGGAGCCCATCGGCAACATACCGCCAGCCGAGGCCGAAGAGCGATACTACGCCATGCTGGACGCACCAGCCATGGCCGCATAA
- a CDS encoding branched-chain amino acid ABC transporter permease: MHKANPVSNALRLLQGPQTLGQGKSFWSIFAVVIALACAYPLIADGYDVGNNVYFFNWAFMALGLSLIWGYGGTLSFGQTAFFGVAGYSYGIISTNFGDAYGLTLVALVASVAAAALLAAILGYFLFFGRISGVFLGIVTLSVTLVLERFMAQTAGPEWRVGTARLNGYNGMGSMPSLTIPWFGGDIVLFPDVQLYYFTLALLVICYLGLRILVNSRFGNVLVAIRENPQRAEMLGYDIRTYQLVAFVIGSALAGLSGVLYTSWGNYITPASMGMTAAALPIVWVAVGGRSDLTTTLIGTVVVLAGFQALTIHGSQYALVVMGVLLVLTVLIAPRGLIFGLAAFAISLFHRKSAVRGE, encoded by the coding sequence ATGCATAAAGCCAATCCCGTGTCGAATGCGTTGAGGCTGCTGCAGGGGCCGCAGACCCTGGGCCAGGGAAAATCCTTCTGGTCGATCTTCGCGGTCGTTATTGCGCTCGCCTGCGCCTACCCCTTGATTGCCGACGGATATGATGTCGGCAACAACGTCTATTTCTTCAACTGGGCCTTCATGGCATTGGGTCTCAGCCTGATCTGGGGCTATGGCGGTACGCTGAGCTTCGGCCAGACAGCCTTTTTCGGTGTCGCGGGCTACAGCTACGGCATCATCTCCACCAATTTCGGCGATGCCTATGGCCTGACGCTTGTCGCCCTTGTCGCATCCGTCGCGGCGGCGGCGTTGCTGGCCGCCATCCTTGGCTATTTCCTGTTCTTCGGTCGCATCAGCGGCGTGTTTCTCGGGATCGTTACGCTTTCGGTCACGCTCGTCCTGGAGCGCTTCATGGCGCAGACGGCCGGTCCGGAATGGCGCGTCGGCACCGCTAGGCTGAACGGCTATAACGGCATGGGCAGCATGCCATCGCTGACGATCCCATGGTTCGGTGGGGATATCGTGCTCTTTCCCGATGTCCAGCTCTACTATTTCACCCTGGCGCTGCTCGTCATCTGCTATCTCGGGCTTCGCATTCTGGTGAATTCCCGCTTCGGCAATGTTCTGGTCGCCATTCGCGAAAACCCGCAGCGCGCCGAAATGCTCGGCTACGACATCCGCACCTATCAGCTTGTCGCCTTCGTCATCGGCTCCGCACTCGCCGGCCTTTCCGGCGTGCTCTATACATCCTGGGGCAACTACATCACCCCCGCCTCAATGGGGATGACGGCAGCGGCCCTGCCGATCGTCTGGGTGGCGGTCGGTGGTCGAAGCGACCTGACCACTACGCTGATCGGAACGGTCGTCGTCCTTGCGGGCTTTCAGGCTCTCACCATCCACGGAAGCCAATACGCTCTCGTCGTCATGGGCGTGCTTCTCGTGCTGACCGTCCTGATCGCACCGCGCGGGCTGATCTTCGGCCTTGCCGCCTTCGCCATCAGCCTGTTTCACCGCAAGTCGGCCGTCCGGGGGGAGTGA